Proteins from a genomic interval of Pseudomonas silesiensis:
- the uvrC gene encoding excinuclease ABC subunit UvrC, with product MTEAFDPGAFLSTVSGRPGVYRMFDSDARLLYVGKAKNLKSRLSSYFRKSGLAPKTAALVARIAQVETTITANETEALLLEQTLIKEWRPPYNILLRDDKSYPYVFLSDGQFPRLSIHRGAKKAKGKYFGPYPSAGAIRESLSLLQKTFFVRQCEDSYYKNRTRPCLQYQIKRCKAPCVGLVEPEVYAEDVRHSVMFLEGRSNALTDELSVAMEEAAINLEFERAAELRDQISLLRRVQDQQSMEGGSGDVDVIAAFVNPGGACVHLISVRGGRVLGSKNFFPQVGIEEDVSEVMAAFLGQYYVSSPERDLPSELIVNVVHEDFPALIAAIDKLRGRELTISHRVRGTRARWQQLAVTNAEQALGARLANRQHVAARFDALAEVLNLDEPPQRLECYDISHSSGEATVASCVVFGPEGPIKSDYRRYNIEGVTPGDDYAAMHQALTRRFSKLKDGEGKLPDILLVDGGKGQLSMARDVLNELAVPDLILLGVAKGATRKAGFETLYLNDAAHEFTLRGDSPALHLIQQIRDEAHRFAITGHRARRGKTRRTSTLEGVAGVGPTRRRDLLKHFGGLQELSRASIEEIAKAPGISKKLAELIYANLHSE from the coding sequence ATGACTGAAGCCTTTGATCCAGGCGCTTTTCTCTCGACGGTCAGTGGGCGCCCAGGTGTGTATCGCATGTTCGACAGCGATGCGCGCCTGCTCTACGTCGGCAAGGCCAAGAACCTCAAGAGTCGTCTGTCGAGCTACTTCCGCAAGTCCGGGCTCGCCCCCAAGACCGCAGCGCTGGTAGCGCGTATCGCCCAGGTCGAAACGACGATCACCGCCAATGAAACCGAAGCCCTGTTGCTCGAGCAGACGCTGATCAAGGAGTGGCGCCCGCCCTACAACATCCTGCTGCGCGACGACAAATCCTACCCCTACGTGTTTCTCTCCGATGGCCAGTTCCCGCGCTTGAGCATCCATCGCGGCGCGAAGAAAGCCAAGGGTAAGTATTTCGGTCCTTACCCCAGCGCCGGGGCCATTCGCGAAAGCCTCAGCCTGCTGCAGAAGACCTTTTTCGTGCGCCAGTGCGAGGACAGTTACTACAAGAACCGCACGCGACCCTGCCTGCAATACCAGATCAAACGCTGCAAGGCGCCCTGCGTCGGCCTTGTGGAGCCCGAGGTCTACGCCGAAGACGTACGGCACTCGGTGATGTTCCTCGAGGGGCGCAGCAATGCATTGACGGACGAATTGTCCGTTGCCATGGAGGAGGCGGCGATCAACCTCGAATTCGAGCGGGCCGCCGAATTGCGCGACCAGATCTCGTTGCTGCGCCGGGTCCAGGACCAGCAGAGCATGGAAGGCGGCTCGGGCGATGTCGACGTGATCGCCGCGTTCGTCAACCCGGGCGGTGCCTGCGTGCACTTGATCAGCGTACGCGGGGGGCGGGTGCTGGGCAGCAAGAACTTCTTCCCGCAGGTAGGCATTGAAGAGGACGTGTCCGAGGTCATGGCGGCGTTCCTCGGCCAATATTACGTCAGCAGCCCCGAACGCGACTTGCCGAGCGAACTGATCGTCAACGTGGTTCATGAAGACTTCCCGGCCCTGATCGCGGCCATCGACAAGCTGCGCGGTCGCGAACTGACCATCAGTCACAGGGTCCGTGGTACCCGGGCGCGCTGGCAGCAATTGGCTGTCACCAATGCCGAACAGGCCCTGGGCGCGCGGCTGGCCAACCGGCAGCATGTTGCAGCACGTTTCGATGCCTTGGCCGAAGTGCTGAACCTTGACGAGCCACCCCAGCGGCTGGAGTGTTACGACATCAGCCACTCCAGCGGCGAAGCGACCGTGGCCTCCTGTGTGGTGTTCGGCCCGGAAGGCCCGATCAAGTCCGACTACCGACGCTACAACATCGAAGGCGTCACCCCCGGCGACGACTACGCCGCGATGCACCAGGCCCTGACCCGACGCTTCAGCAAACTGAAGGACGGGGAGGGCAAGCTGCCGGACATTCTGCTGGTGGACGGCGGCAAGGGCCAGCTGTCCATGGCCCGGGATGTGCTCAACGAGCTGGCGGTGCCCGACCTGATCCTGCTGGGCGTGGCCAAGGGCGCGACACGCAAGGCCGGTTTCGAAACTTTGTACCTGAATGATGCCGCCCACGAATTCACCTTGCGCGGCGATTCCCCCGCGCTGCACTTGATTCAGCAGATACGCGACGAAGCTCACCGTTTCGCGATTACTGGGCACCGCGCCCGTCGCGGCAAAACCCGCCGTACGTCTACGCTTGAGGGCGTAGCCGGCGTCGGCCCGACACGTCGGCGCGATTTGTTGAAACATTTTGGTGGATTGCAGGAGCTGTCTCGTGCCAGCATCGAAGAGATCGCCAAAGCACCCGGGATCAGTAAAAAGCTCGCAGAGTTGATTTATGCAAATCTGCACAGCGAGTAG
- the pgsA gene encoding CDP-diacylglycerol--glycerol-3-phosphate 3-phosphatidyltransferase encodes MNIPNLITVLRVLLIPIFILLFYLPYHWSYLASASVFAFAAATDWLDGYLARRLEQSTPFGAFLDPVADKLMVAVALVLLVQEHGNLWLTLPAAVIIGREIVVSALREWMAELGARAHVAVSNLGKWKTAAQMVALVILLANPSDFSFWVLVGYALLLVSAALTLWSMIQYLRAAWPHLKTDAEKK; translated from the coding sequence ATGAATATCCCTAATCTGATTACCGTTCTACGCGTCCTGCTCATTCCGATCTTTATTTTGCTGTTTTACCTGCCTTACCATTGGAGCTACCTGGCGTCCGCCTCGGTATTCGCCTTTGCTGCGGCCACAGACTGGCTGGACGGGTACCTGGCCCGCCGTCTGGAACAAAGCACGCCATTCGGGGCGTTCCTCGATCCGGTGGCCGACAAGCTGATGGTCGCCGTGGCACTGGTGCTGCTGGTGCAGGAACACGGTAACCTGTGGCTCACGCTGCCGGCCGCCGTCATCATCGGTCGCGAGATCGTGGTCTCGGCGCTGCGCGAGTGGATGGCCGAACTCGGCGCCCGGGCGCACGTCGCGGTATCGAACCTGGGCAAATGGAAAACCGCCGCGCAGATGGTGGCGCTGGTGATCCTGCTGGCCAACCCGTCGGACTTCTCGTTCTGGGTGCTGGTGGGTTACGCCTTGCTGCTGGTCTCCGCCGCCCTGACATTGTGGTCGATGATCCAGTACCTGCGGGCTGCCTGGCCGCATCTGAAGACCGATGCAGAAAAGAAATAA
- a CDS encoding thioredoxin family protein gives MLNIKILGSGCANCKKLEAVARQATQNLNIQAEFEKITDMGKMMTYDILATPALVINEKVVSSGKIPTVADIQGWISTAQ, from the coding sequence ATGCTGAACATCAAAATCCTCGGTTCAGGGTGCGCCAACTGCAAAAAACTGGAGGCCGTAGCCCGTCAAGCCACGCAGAATCTGAATATCCAGGCCGAATTCGAAAAGATCACCGACATGGGCAAGATGATGACTTATGACATCCTCGCCACGCCGGCTCTGGTGATCAACGAGAAGGTTGTAAGCAGCGGGAAGATTCCGACTGTTGCGGATATTCAGGGCTGGATTTCGACTGCGCAATGA
- a CDS encoding permease, whose translation MDLVLKLINGGAGSLASYLAAHVLLCLLPAFFIAGAMAALIPKASITHWLGRHAPVYVSFPAAALAGSLIAVCSCTIVPLFAGVYRKGAGIGPAITFLFFAPAGNIMALAYTGSILGAEFAIARLILCLVFGIGIGLLMATLFWKDDLTHDAQADALFAEKASVSGPALGVLLSLLALLIAGTLKLWPLTADLISIKVPLFWAQAWQDTLFDWVPYDVSKGEEGVSFQGSVLIILLLMIAATAKRGLDNITEGANGWTWVALGLTASTLLIASMRLTPEPGTLAFTFTGRLFGVALTILSVWYFARKLPAEDWQGWLWEAWRFVKQIFVVLVVGVFIVGMVRQVIQPEWIESLAGSNSLPANAIAVGFGVFMYFPTLVEVPVARMFLDLGMHPGPLLAYLMADPELSLQSMLMVAAVIGRKKTAAYVGLVASFSIVAGLLYGAWVDGTGWLTLGAGMAASLAITGAIYQLSRYQRKQTAS comes from the coding sequence ATGGACCTCGTACTTAAGTTAATCAATGGTGGAGCTGGCAGTCTGGCTTCCTACTTGGCGGCCCACGTCCTGCTTTGCCTGTTGCCAGCGTTTTTCATTGCCGGGGCCATGGCAGCACTTATTCCTAAAGCCAGCATCACTCACTGGCTAGGTCGACATGCACCTGTCTATGTTTCCTTCCCGGCGGCGGCACTGGCGGGATCACTGATTGCCGTCTGCTCATGCACGATTGTTCCTTTGTTCGCGGGCGTTTACCGCAAAGGCGCGGGTATCGGCCCGGCGATCACCTTTCTGTTTTTTGCTCCGGCAGGAAATATCATGGCACTCGCCTATACCGGCAGCATTCTGGGAGCGGAGTTTGCAATCGCCCGTTTGATCCTCTGCCTGGTCTTTGGCATCGGTATTGGCTTGCTGATGGCTACCCTATTCTGGAAAGACGACCTGACCCACGACGCACAGGCGGATGCCCTGTTCGCAGAGAAGGCCAGCGTTTCCGGGCCCGCACTGGGCGTACTTCTATCTTTGCTGGCCTTGCTGATTGCGGGCACCTTGAAACTGTGGCCCCTGACTGCAGACCTGATCAGTATCAAAGTCCCGCTTTTCTGGGCCCAAGCGTGGCAGGACACCCTGTTTGACTGGGTTCCATACGACGTCAGCAAAGGGGAAGAAGGCGTGAGCTTCCAAGGGTCTGTACTCATCATCCTGCTCCTGATGATTGCCGCCACGGCCAAGCGTGGTCTGGATAACATCACCGAAGGTGCCAATGGCTGGACATGGGTTGCGCTGGGTCTGACCGCAAGCACTTTGCTGATCGCCTCGATGCGCCTGACGCCAGAACCTGGCACATTAGCCTTCACCTTCACGGGTCGTTTATTCGGGGTCGCATTGACCATACTGTCTGTTTGGTACTTTGCCCGAAAACTGCCAGCCGAAGACTGGCAAGGCTGGTTATGGGAAGCCTGGCGCTTCGTCAAGCAGATATTTGTTGTGCTGGTGGTGGGTGTATTCATCGTCGGTATGGTTCGCCAGGTTATTCAACCCGAGTGGATTGAAAGCCTTGCAGGCAGCAACTCATTGCCCGCCAATGCCATAGCAGTAGGGTTCGGCGTGTTCATGTACTTCCCAACCTTGGTCGAAGTGCCCGTCGCCCGCATGTTCCTTGATCTAGGTATGCATCCTGGCCCGCTCTTGGCGTACCTGATGGCGGATCCTGAACTTAGCTTGCAGAGCATGCTGATGGTGGCGGCTGTGATTGGTCGGAAGAAGACCGCTGCCTATGTTGGGTTAGTCGCTTCGTTCAGCATCGTGGCAGGCCTGCTCTATGGTGCCTGGGTCGATGGCACCGGCTGGCTTACCCTTGGTGCAGGAATGGCGGCCTCGCTGGCCATAACCGGTGCAATTTACCAATTGAGCCGTTATCAACGTAAACAAACAGCAAGCTGA
- a CDS encoding universal stress protein, which yields MLKLKRILLIASSEMALTPAFARARALACATGALLHIVAFDYVQALAVAGLLDHDAMAQAREGYLRVHRHWLEQQARFYRCGGMLVSTEVVWAKSSLTNLLEYVNDFHPDLVIKDTHYVPALDRAFHRPLDWRLLRECPTHLHLVTSVRNPKPLNILAAIDLSHLEEMTQGLNDRILDLASTLAASCDAALHLLNVCRWSEISDAPMSVPTGSLYESFRDAVEDAQQEAFDVLAERYCIKNTRRHSLTGIPHKVIGLFAQQNAFDIVVLGTVYHHRPDRFIGDTAESVLNRAPCSLMIVKPLPPTRLNEAPSSLQLIKIN from the coding sequence ATGCTCAAGCTCAAACGCATTCTATTGATAGCCTCCAGCGAAATGGCCCTGACTCCGGCGTTTGCGCGTGCGCGTGCCTTGGCGTGTGCAACCGGTGCCTTGTTGCACATTGTCGCGTTCGATTATGTCCAGGCCCTGGCGGTAGCTGGTCTGCTTGACCATGATGCGATGGCTCAGGCGCGGGAAGGTTATCTGCGGGTACACCGTCATTGGCTGGAGCAGCAGGCCCGATTTTACCGATGTGGCGGCATGCTGGTGAGCACCGAAGTGGTCTGGGCCAAGTCGAGCTTGACCAACCTGCTTGAGTACGTGAATGACTTTCATCCGGACCTGGTCATCAAGGATACCCATTACGTGCCGGCACTTGACCGTGCCTTTCACAGGCCTCTGGACTGGCGACTGCTGCGCGAGTGTCCGACCCACCTGCATCTGGTGACCAGTGTCAGAAACCCCAAGCCATTGAACATTCTTGCGGCGATCGATCTGTCCCATCTGGAAGAGATGACGCAGGGTTTAAATGACCGAATACTCGATCTGGCCTCGACTCTGGCAGCCAGCTGCGATGCGGCGCTGCACTTGCTTAATGTCTGTCGTTGGTCAGAGATTAGCGATGCGCCGATGAGTGTGCCAACAGGCAGTCTTTATGAAAGTTTTAGAGACGCGGTTGAAGATGCCCAGCAAGAGGCTTTCGATGTGCTTGCCGAACGCTATTGCATCAAGAATACCCGCCGACACTCACTGACGGGCATCCCCCACAAGGTCATCGGCCTTTTCGCTCAACAAAATGCCTTCGACATCGTGGTGCTGGGCACGGTTTATCACCATAGGCCTGACCGGTTTATCGGGGATACCGCCGAGAGCGTGTTAAACCGGGCACCGTGCAGTTTGATGATCGTTAAACCCTTACCCCCCACCCGGTTGAACGAGGCACCATCGAGCCTGCAGTTGATAAAAATCAACTGA
- a CDS encoding MBL fold metallo-hydrolase RNA specificity domain-containing protein: MRITFLGAAGTVTGSKYLLEHRNQHVLIDCGLFQGYKQLRLHNRDPFQLPVSDLNAIVLTHAHLDHSGYLPVLVRNGYRGPVYATPATCELVKILLLDSGRLQEEEAEFANRHGFSKHSPALPLYTEQDAERALKLLRPVELHHKVEIAADMTILLRGAGHILGAATVEVNADGLALVFSGDLGRPDDPLMFAPEPVEQADYLLVESTYGDRQHPGEAPQAQLAEVITRTALRRGITLVPSFAVGRAQLLMYHLYQLKRKRAIPDIPIYLNSPMATDVTLLYQRFRSEHRLSLEECEGMCHVAQFVRTVDDSRELDQQRTPAVIIAASGMATGGRVVHHLKALAPNPINTLLMPGFQAGGTRGAQIVAGAPSVRIHGKDVPIRAEVVPMETLSAHADADEIMQWLRGFKQPPKHTFVVHGEPNASDVLRRRISQELGWSVSVPEYRDSVELSSIDLTASSSR; this comes from the coding sequence ATGCGAATCACATTTCTTGGTGCCGCGGGCACGGTCACGGGCAGCAAGTACTTGCTGGAACACCGTAACCAACATGTGCTGATCGATTGCGGTCTGTTCCAGGGCTATAAGCAACTGCGATTACACAATCGGGACCCGTTCCAGCTTCCGGTCAGCGACCTCAATGCCATTGTCCTGACCCATGCCCATCTCGATCACAGCGGATATTTACCCGTATTGGTGCGCAATGGTTATCGCGGCCCGGTGTACGCCACGCCCGCCACCTGTGAGTTGGTAAAAATTCTGCTGTTGGACAGTGGCCGCTTGCAGGAAGAGGAGGCTGAGTTCGCCAATCGGCACGGCTTCTCAAAGCACAGCCCGGCGTTGCCGCTTTATACTGAACAAGATGCCGAGCGAGCACTGAAACTGTTGCGGCCGGTGGAGTTGCACCACAAGGTGGAAATCGCCGCGGACATGACGATCCTGCTTCGTGGCGCCGGGCATATTCTGGGTGCCGCTACGGTGGAAGTGAATGCCGACGGCCTGGCCCTGGTGTTTTCAGGGGATTTGGGGCGGCCGGACGATCCTTTGATGTTCGCTCCGGAACCTGTCGAGCAGGCGGATTACCTGTTGGTGGAGTCGACCTATGGTGATCGTCAACATCCGGGCGAGGCGCCACAGGCGCAATTGGCCGAGGTCATCACCCGCACGGCGCTGCGCCGAGGGATTACCCTCGTGCCATCCTTCGCGGTTGGGCGCGCTCAACTGCTGATGTATCACCTGTATCAGTTGAAGCGCAAACGGGCAATTCCCGATATTCCAATCTACCTCAACAGCCCCATGGCCACCGATGTCACGCTTTTGTACCAGCGTTTTCGCAGCGAGCACAGATTATCGCTGGAGGAGTGCGAAGGCATGTGCCATGTGGCGCAATTCGTACGCACCGTCGATGACTCGAGAGAACTTGATCAGCAACGCACCCCAGCGGTGATCATAGCTGCCAGCGGCATGGCGACAGGAGGGCGAGTGGTACATCACCTCAAGGCACTGGCTCCCAATCCAATTAACACGCTGCTGATGCCTGGTTTCCAGGCCGGTGGCACCCGTGGCGCGCAAATTGTTGCGGGAGCGCCTTCAGTGCGTATCCATGGTAAAGACGTGCCGATCCGGGCTGAAGTCGTGCCGATGGAAACCTTGTCCGCGCACGCCGATGCCGATGAAATCATGCAGTGGCTGCGCGGGTTCAAGCAGCCGCCAAAACATACATTTGTCGTCCACGGGGAGCCTAACGCGTCGGATGTGCTGCGCCGACGCATCAGCCAGGAGTTGGGGTGGTCGGTTTCGGTGCCGGAGTATCGCGATAGCGTTGAACTCTCCAGCATTGATCTCACTGCAAGCTCATCCAGGTAA
- a CDS encoding acetate/propionate family kinase: protein MNDTENGEVILVLNAGSSSIKFALFDATCSPLARTPLWRGKVDGITGPNSVVSENGGDDQPLTLDESHPYHDALGYIRERLRTQLVGRSIRAIAHRVVHGGIKYSKPVLIDTQVLADLKSYIPLAPLHQPFALESIEILLQTRPDLPQVVCFDTAFHQTLPDVEKILPLPWSAWENGLRRYGFHGLSYCYQSIALAERYGDQARGRTLVAHLGSGASLCGMQDLKSVATTMGFSALDGLMMGSRCGAMDPGAVIFLMEIWKLSLERVSHILYHESGLLGISGISSDPRELLKVETTEPRAAMALALYLRRFIHEAGALVAALGGLDMLVFTAGIGEHNAAIRSRMCAGLQYLGVELNETANQANASVISTPASRVKVVVEPTNEEWVTALDALRLTEPANLQQ, encoded by the coding sequence ATGAACGACACGGAGAACGGTGAAGTGATTCTGGTCCTTAATGCGGGGTCGTCGAGCATCAAGTTCGCCTTGTTCGACGCCACCTGCAGCCCTTTGGCTCGCACACCGCTGTGGCGCGGGAAGGTCGACGGCATCACGGGGCCAAACTCGGTGGTCAGCGAAAACGGCGGCGACGATCAGCCACTGACCCTCGATGAAAGCCATCCTTATCACGATGCCCTTGGGTATATTCGTGAACGGCTGCGAACTCAGCTGGTAGGCCGTTCGATCAGGGCTATCGCCCACCGCGTCGTGCATGGAGGGATTAAATACTCAAAACCGGTATTGATCGACACGCAAGTGCTGGCCGACCTTAAAAGCTACATCCCGCTAGCCCCTCTGCATCAGCCCTTCGCGCTGGAGTCCATCGAAATACTGCTGCAAACCCGCCCCGACCTGCCACAAGTGGTGTGTTTCGATACCGCATTCCACCAAACCCTGCCAGACGTGGAGAAAATCCTGCCGCTGCCTTGGTCGGCCTGGGAAAACGGCCTGCGTCGTTACGGGTTTCACGGGCTTTCCTATTGCTACCAATCCATTGCGCTGGCCGAGCGCTATGGCGATCAGGCGCGTGGCCGGACGCTGGTCGCGCACTTGGGCAGCGGTGCCAGCCTGTGCGGCATGCAAGACTTGAAAAGCGTCGCCACCACCATGGGTTTCTCAGCGCTGGACGGTTTGATGATGGGCTCCCGCTGCGGGGCGATGGACCCTGGTGCGGTGATTTTCCTGATGGAAATCTGGAAGCTGAGCCTCGAGCGGGTCAGCCATATTCTGTATCACGAGTCTGGTCTGCTGGGAATTTCCGGCATATCCAGCGACCCGCGCGAATTGCTCAAAGTCGAAACCACTGAGCCTCGCGCGGCCATGGCCCTTGCGTTGTACCTGCGCCGCTTCATCCACGAAGCCGGCGCCCTTGTCGCGGCACTGGGTGGTCTGGACATGCTGGTGTTCACGGCAGGTATTGGCGAACACAACGCGGCGATTCGCTCTCGTATGTGCGCTGGCCTGCAGTATCTGGGCGTCGAACTGAACGAAACGGCGAACCAGGCCAATGCCTCAGTGATCTCGACCCCGGCCAGCCGAGTCAAGGTGGTGGTCGAGCCCACCAACGAAGAATGGGTCACAGCGCTCGATGCCCTCCGCCTGACCGAGCCAGCCAACCTGCAACAGTAA
- a CDS encoding bifunctional enoyl-CoA hydratase/phosphate acetyltransferase: MTRSIPVNTDDLERIHNRSFEEIIIGESASLERTLTAQDIQLFALVSGDVNPLYVDPEFAATTHFNTVFAHGMWGGALISALIGTRLPGPGSVPLGQTLKFLAPVRIGDTLTVSVTVTARDAARYLLTLACTGINQEGVVVLEGESLVHAAGEHIDVRRASLPGIELRHSADGLNRLLQACQTLEPIRVAVVHPCDDVSIKAVLDARNAGLIDPILIGPRAKLEALAAKGGHDLCGLTIEDVPHSHAAALRGAQMARDGQVEALMKGSLHTDELMSAVVPSAALLRTKRRITHCFVMQTPFYPRPFIITDAAINIVPALLDKLDIVRNAIDLAHILGVSNPHVAILAAVETVNANMPATLDAAALCKMADRGQITGAVLDGPLAFDNAISLAAARIKGIHSAVSGKADILVVPDLESGNMLVKQLEYLGGAASAGIVLGAKVPIVLTSRADSVESRIASCAIAALVAHHYRVTPP; encoded by the coding sequence ATGACCCGTTCTATTCCTGTAAACACCGACGATCTGGAGCGAATACATAATCGATCGTTCGAGGAAATCATTATCGGCGAGTCGGCCTCTCTGGAGCGCACCCTGACAGCTCAAGACATTCAGCTGTTCGCACTGGTTTCCGGCGATGTGAACCCGCTGTACGTCGATCCGGAATTTGCCGCCACCACCCACTTCAACACTGTTTTCGCCCATGGCATGTGGGGGGGCGCGTTGATTTCGGCGCTGATTGGTACGCGGTTGCCAGGACCCGGTTCGGTGCCCTTGGGGCAAACCCTCAAGTTCCTTGCCCCGGTACGCATCGGTGACACACTGACGGTCTCGGTGACGGTTACTGCTCGCGACGCGGCGCGATATCTGCTCACACTGGCCTGTACCGGCATCAATCAGGAAGGCGTGGTAGTGCTGGAAGGTGAATCCCTGGTCCACGCGGCCGGCGAGCATATCGATGTGCGTCGAGCCAGCCTGCCGGGCATAGAACTGCGCCACAGCGCCGACGGTCTGAATCGTTTGTTGCAAGCCTGCCAGACGCTGGAGCCGATTCGCGTTGCGGTGGTACATCCTTGCGACGACGTGAGTATCAAGGCGGTCCTTGATGCCCGCAATGCAGGGTTGATCGACCCGATCCTGATTGGCCCAAGAGCCAAACTCGAAGCATTGGCGGCCAAGGGCGGCCACGACCTTTGCGGTCTCACCATCGAAGACGTGCCCCACAGCCACGCTGCCGCCCTGCGTGGTGCGCAAATGGCCCGTGACGGTCAAGTCGAAGCCTTGATGAAAGGCAGCCTGCACACCGACGAATTGATGTCCGCCGTGGTGCCGTCCGCGGCCCTATTGCGTACCAAGCGGCGCATCACCCACTGTTTCGTGATGCAGACGCCTTTTTATCCGCGCCCCTTCATCATCACCGATGCAGCGATCAATATCGTGCCAGCCCTGCTCGACAAACTGGACATCGTGCGTAACGCCATCGATCTGGCGCATATCCTCGGCGTCAGTAATCCCCATGTGGCGATCCTCGCTGCCGTGGAAACGGTGAATGCCAACATGCCCGCCACCCTTGATGCCGCAGCGCTGTGCAAGATGGCTGATCGCGGCCAGATCACTGGTGCGGTCCTTGACGGGCCGCTGGCGTTCGACAACGCCATCTCCCTGGCGGCGGCGCGTATCAAGGGCATTCACTCAGCTGTTTCCGGTAAAGCCGACATTCTCGTAGTGCCTGATCTGGAAAGCGGCAATATGCTCGTCAAACAACTGGAATACCTGGGCGGTGCCGCCAGCGCGGGTATCGTGCTTGGTGCCAAAGTGCCGATTGTCCTGACCAGCCGCGCCGACTCCGTCGAATCGCGCATCGCGTCCTGTGCCATCGCCGCGCTGGTCGCCCATCACTATCGGGTAACCCCGCCATGA
- a CDS encoding phosphoribosyltransferase yields the protein MSQSPSLHTTLKDRAEAGRRLVEPLLKYAHRNDVIVLALPRGGVPVAYQVVKALNVRLDLMLVRKLGVPSNPEFAMGAIASGGIQIRNEEALRTHPISAAAFEAVVERETRELQRREQLYRGARPPVQLKGQVVILVDDGLATGASMMAAIRAVRMQAPARIVVAVPVAPLETVETLSFEVDEVICPLMPEWMMSIGYWYLHFPQTSDEEVNDLLQRAWLREAHGDSSSQEPLDD from the coding sequence ATGAGTCAAAGCCCCTCATTGCATACCACCTTGAAGGACCGGGCAGAAGCCGGTCGTCGTCTGGTGGAACCGTTGCTCAAATACGCGCATCGAAACGATGTCATCGTCCTGGCCTTGCCCCGTGGCGGCGTACCGGTCGCCTATCAAGTGGTCAAGGCCCTGAACGTGCGCCTGGACCTGATGCTGGTGCGCAAACTGGGCGTGCCATCCAACCCGGAGTTCGCCATGGGCGCCATTGCCAGTGGCGGTATCCAGATCCGAAATGAAGAAGCGCTGCGTACTCATCCGATTTCTGCGGCCGCATTCGAGGCGGTGGTCGAGCGCGAAACACGGGAATTGCAGCGGCGCGAGCAGCTCTACCGGGGCGCCCGGCCACCCGTGCAGCTCAAGGGGCAGGTGGTGATACTGGTCGATGACGGTCTGGCGACGGGCGCCTCGATGATGGCGGCAATCCGCGCGGTGCGCATGCAAGCACCTGCTCGCATCGTCGTTGCCGTGCCGGTTGCGCCACTGGAAACGGTGGAGACGCTGAGCTTCGAAGTCGATGAGGTGATTTGCCCACTCATGCCTGAATGGATGATGTCGATCGGTTATTGGTACTTGCACTTCCCCCAGACCTCGGATGAAGAAGTGAATGATTTGTTGCAGCGGGCCTGGCTACGAGAGGCCCACGGCGATTCCTCCTCTCAGGAGCCTCTCGATGATTGA
- a CDS encoding GNAT family N-acetyltransferase has protein sequence MFTVKNHHYRAAEACAKVKGQYWIETLQDGGHVLIRQLTDKDREREYAFIKLLSPESRHMRFLSRVNEPQKAMAGPRLDIDSKQRTAYIALVHEDGQLIEIGVSRYGATDEHKCECTVTVAEEWKQLELGTLLMEHLITAARKNAFHHIYAVDESSNAPMRALARSLGFETRDDPFETRKVVHLLYL, from the coding sequence ATGTTCACTGTCAAAAATCATCATTATCGGGCTGCTGAAGCCTGTGCCAAAGTCAAAGGCCAATACTGGATCGAAACCCTTCAGGATGGCGGTCACGTGTTGATCCGGCAGTTGACGGATAAAGACCGCGAGCGTGAATACGCCTTCATCAAACTTCTGTCCCCCGAGTCCCGGCACATGCGCTTTCTCTCGCGGGTCAACGAACCTCAAAAAGCCATGGCTGGCCCCAGGTTGGACATCGATAGCAAACAGCGCACGGCGTACATCGCACTGGTTCACGAGGATGGCCAACTGATCGAGATTGGCGTCAGCCGCTATGGCGCCACGGACGAGCACAAATGTGAATGTACCGTGACAGTCGCCGAAGAATGGAAGCAGCTGGAATTGGGTACGCTACTGATGGAACATTTGATCACGGCCGCGCGCAAGAATGCTTTCCACCACATTTACGCGGTTGACGAATCCAGCAATGCGCCCATGCGCGCCCTGGCCAGATCCCTGGGCTTCGAGACGCGCGACGATCCCTTCGAAACCCGCAAGGTCGTTCACCTCCTGTACCTGTAA